DNA sequence from the Acidobacteriota bacterium genome:
TGGTATCCCTGATCGCATCAACCATCTCGATCCCATTCGTCTAGGCCCGTGGGACCGTGAAACCAGTGCCGCATGTTTCCGGCGCCTTGCAGAAAGTTCTGGATTGCGATTCGACGAGGGTGTGCCAGGTGCCGTATACGAGGCGCTCGGCATCGGGATTCCCCACCACGTCCAGTCCTTCTTCGCGCGCCTCAGGGATTTCGCCACAATCCGTGGACGGGAGTTTTTAACCGGAGAAGACGTCAGCGAGGTCTATCGCGCGGACCTTCTCGGCCCTTCGGGGCAGAACGACCTCGTGCACTACGAGACACGCCTCAAGGACGGGCTGGACGACCCGAGCTACTCCATCGCCATGGAGATTCTCGCCGAGGCGTCGACGCAGCGGAGGTTTTCGCAAGCTGCGCGGAGACAACTCACGCACATTTATTCCGTGGTGGTCGCTGATGCACGGGGGCGTATTGCAGATGTGCTCGAAGTCTTGACGCACGACGGCTATCTCGAAACCGGCGAGGATGGTTTTCGCTTTCCGTCCCACTTGCTGAGGGACTGGTGGGCCGCTCGTTTCCGCGATCATCACTCTCCCCTCGCAAGCCGCCGGCGAAAAGACAGATCATCGGGGGAAGCGCGGTGAATACAACTGAACGGACGATCCGAAAATTCAATCCGGGGACGTTTCAATCCGACGAGGAGGTCATTGAGCAATTCGTCGTCCGTAACCGCGAACTCGGTACGGTGCTTGAGACCCTTCGCGGAAACATCGAGTCACCGTCGTGCCAACACGTGCTTGTCATTGCCCCGCGCGGCCGTGGAAAAACCATGCTTCTGGCTCGTACCGCCGCCGAGATTCGGACGAATGAAGCGCTTTCCAATCGGCTGTTTCCGGTTCGATTCATGGAAGAAAGCCAGGAGATCTTCGATATGACTGATTTCTGGCTGGAGACGCTGTTCCACTTGGCGAGGGAGGTCTCCCCGAGTCATTCCGAACTCGCGCGGCAACTGCGCCGAACCCACGCGGTGCTGACCGGCCGCTGGCGTGAGGGGATGTTAAGGGAGTCTGCCCGGGCCGCGGTTCTGGAAGCGGCAGACCGGCTCGACCGGAAGCTCGTTCTCATGGTCGAGAACCTGCAGTCGCTGACTCAGGATGTGGACCGCGATTTTGGGTGGATGCTTCGAGAGGTTCTGCAGTCCGAGCCCCAAATCATGCTGTTGGGTTCCGCCACCAGTCGTTTTCGGGGTCTGGACGATGCAAGCCATCCATTCTTCGAGCTTTTCAGGATCGTTGGTCTCGAACCGCTGCAGACCGAGGAATGCCGTCGCTTGTGGCAGCTCGTCAGCGGCGACACTGTGAGCGGCCGGGAGATCCGGCCACTTGAGATTCTGACCGGAGGTAGTCCCCGTCTGCTGGTGATCGTAGCCGGATTCGGTCGACATCGCTCTCTCCGTCAGCTCATGGAAGAGCTGGTTACGCTGATCGACGACCATACCGAGTATTTCCGTGGCCACCTGATCGCCTTGGCGAAAACCGAACGCCGCGTCTATCTGGCGGTGCTCGATCTCTGGAGACCGTCGAGCGCCAGCGAGATCGCAGCGAGGGCTCGAATGGACATCCGTACCGTATCGGCCTTGCTCGGGCGATTGGTCAATCGGGGCGTAGTGACCCGGGAAGGCCGCGGCAGGAAGCTCCGGTACGCCGCGGCAGAGCGTCTCTACAGCATTTACTTCAAGTTGCGGCGCGAGCGCGGCGACATTGTCATCGTACGGGACCTGGTTCGTTTCATGGTGGCGTTCTACGGGACCGGCGAACTGTACGAAATGTCCGATCGTCTCGTTTCGGAGGTGGCCGAGTCGGTAGTTTTTCGCAAAGGATTCGCGCGGGCGCTCTCGAACCGGCCTCCCAGTGAGGATGGTGCCTCCGGAATGAAATGGGATGCCATTCAAATGGTATCGGACCAAGCTAAAGAGCGTTATTGGAGCATGGCCGAATGGAATCTCGAGAAAGAGATCAATACGGCATTCACGGAGGAGTCATTCGAGAGGGTCGTCGAAATCGCCGACGAGTTTGCCGCCTCGCTGGAGACGGGTGCGGATCGTTCTCCGGAACAGATCATCGATTACCTGTTGCATATGAAGGCCTACGCGCTTTACCACTTGGCGGATTATCGTGGCGTGATTGCCGTTTGCACGGAAATGGCCGACCGATTTGGCGGCAGCGGTAACGATACGCAATCGGCGCGACTCGCCGAAAGTTTGGTCCTCGGGGCAAGTGCACGCTTTGAAATCGGCGAATACCGGGCGGCAATCGCAACCTGTGATGATGTGATGCGGCGCTTTGGCAACATTGACCGGCCACCATTTCAAGAGGTCGTCGCTACGGCATTGATCGAGAAAGGATCCGCTCACGAAAAACTCGGCGATTTCGAGGCGGCGGTCGCAGCCTACGATGAAGCAGTCGAACGACTCGGGGACCTTGGTGGTCATGAAGTTCGAGTACTGTTCGCTGGGGTATCGCTAAGAAAAGGAAATGCATTCGCGCGGTGCGGCAATCTTGCGGATTCGATTGCTGTGTATGACCAGGTCATCGAGCGTTTCGCCCACGGTGATGAGGCTGAACTACGGAGATCGGCGGCCGCTGCTTTGATCAGCAAAGGAGGCAGCCTGGGGAGACTGGGTGATCGTGGGGGAGAAATTGACGCGTACGGCGAGGTGCTCGACCGTTTCGATGACGGACCGCCGGGCATCCGGACCCACGTCGCCGTGGCGCTGAGTCGCAGGGCTATGCGTTTGGCCGAGGCCGGTCGTGCAGAAGAAGCTCTCCAGGATTGCGAAGAACTCGAACGGGAATTTGGTGCTTTGGACGGAGACGGCATAAGTTGGTTCAAGTTGCATGCAATGTGCGTACGTGCTGTGGCGGGATTCGTCCAGAAAAGGCGTCGATTTGCCATGGAGGCTTTCAACTCCGCATATGCAGCATTCACCCCACGCAACGAAGACGCAATGCAAGCAATGCTGCGCGTTGTGGCAACCTTGATCGCGACCGGCGCGCCGGTGCATGAGCTTGTCGAGATAATGACGGCCGACGAGGCGAAATCCGAGGCCTTGGCGCCTCTCGTCGTTGCTCTCCGTCAGCAGGCCGGGGAGGTAGTTCGCGCGCCGGTGGAAGTGCTTGAGGTTGCTGCGGACATCCGCGACCAATTTCGTAAGCGGATGGGAACGAGTGTTTCCAAACCTTGTTGACCACTGCCGTCGAATCGCACCGTCGGAGGTTTGGGCTGTTCCCGCAATGGACAACCGGCGGACTCTGCGTGCCGTTATGCAGTACGCGCGGTGAACCACGCCCGTTGATCCATGCTCATCAAGGAGGCCTGCGTTTACTCGGGAATCGGCGGTTGGGAAACCGCCGCCCCGGCGCGAGGTGGGGCGATTTCCCAATCGCCCGTTCCTGCGTCGCCGCATTGCTACCCGGGAGTCCGGCGGTTGGGAAACCGCCGCCCCAGGCACCGCGTTAGATCGGCGGTGTCGGGGGAGACTTCCAGGCAGGCCTCGTAGGAGATCCGGCCCGCCCGGGCCAGCTCGGCCAGACTCTGATTCAGGGTGCGCATCCCGCTTCCGGACTGTCCCGTCTGCATGGCCGAGCGGATCTGGTGGAGCTTGTGCTCGCGGATCAGGTTCCGGATGGCCGGGTTGGGAATCAGGACCTCCGCGGCAGCGACTCGCCCTTGCCCGTCGCGGGACCGGATCAAGGTCTGGCAGACGATTCCCTCCAGGACCGAGGAGAGGAGGGACTGGATCCGGCCCTGCTGATCGGCCGGAAACATGTCCAGGATTCTCCCGATGGTGTCGGGCGCCGTTCGGGTGTGAAGGGTCGAGAGGGTCAGGTGCCCCGTTTCGGCCAGCCGGAGGGTGGTCTCGATGGTCTCGGTGTCCCTCATCTCCCCCACCAGGACCACGTCGGGGTCCTGCCGCAGGGCCATGCGGAGCGCGGACGCGAAGGAGGGGGAGTCCCCCGGAACCTCCCTCTGGCTGACGACGCTCATCTGGTTGTGGTGCACGAATTCAATGGGATCTTCGATGGTGATGATGTGTTTGGCCCGGGTTCGATTGATCCGGTCGATGAGGGCCGCCAGCGTGGTCGACTTGCCGCTGCCGGAGGAGCCGGCCACCAGAATCAGGCCGTGGGGCCGGCCGGCCAGACGCTCCACCACGGCGGGCAGGCCCAGTTCCTCCAGTGGTATGACCTGAAGCGGGATGAGCCGCACGACTGCCGCCGTCTTGCCCCGGCGGGTGAAGACGTTGGCGCGGAATCGGGACAGCCCTTCCACCTCGAAGCTGAAGTCGATCTCCCGGAGACGTTCGAACCGGGACTTTTGCCGGTCCGACATGATGCCGTAGGCCAGATTCCGTGTCTCTTCCAGGTTCGGTTGGAGGTGGTTCGCGGCCACCAGCCGGCCATGGACGCGCAGGCAGGGTACGGAATCGGGAATGAGATGCAGGTCGCTGGCGCCGGAGTCGTGGGCCAATCGCAAGAGGTTCAGGATCTGTCCTGTGGGACGCGTCCGGTCAATCCGCATGTTCCGCCGCTCAAGCGAGGTGCGTCGCCTTGAGCACCTCCTCCAGGGTGCTGACGCCGGCGCGGACCTTCTCCAGTCCGCTGTCGCGCAGGGTGATCATCCCCTCGCTGACCGCCTGTTTCCGGATCCTGGTGGCGTCGGCTCTCCGCAGGATCAGTTGCTGGATGGTTTCCGTTACCTCCATGGTCTCGAAGAGTCCGATCCGCCCTCGGTAGCCGGTGCCGTGACAGGCGGGACAACCCCGGGCGTCGAAGCGGGAGATCTCGAGGATCGGTTCCGGCCCGGTTGCGGCCGGTTCCGGGACAGGTGCCGGGGACCGGTCCGGCTCCTTGCATTCTCCGCACAGCTTCCTCACCAGCCGTTGGGCGCACACCAGGTTCACCGAATTGGCGATGAGAAACGGAGGAATCCCCATGTCCAGCAGCCGGCCCGGCGTCGACGCGGCGTCGTTCGTATGCAGGGTGCTCAACACCAGGTGTCCGGTGATGGCGGCCCGAATGGCGATCGCCGCGGTTTCCCGGTCGCGGATCTCCCCCACCATGAGGATGTCCGGGTCTTGGCGGAGCAGCGCCCTGAGCGCCGTGGCGAATCCCAGACCCACCGAGTCCTTGGTCTGGACCTGGTTGATTCCCGAGAGGTTGAACTCCACCGGGTCCTCCACGGTGTTGATGTTCAATCCGGGCTCGTTGAGCCGGGACAAGCAGGTGTAGAGGGTGCTGGTCTTCCCGCTGCCGGTGGGGCCGGTCGCCAAAACGATTCCATGGGATCTCCGCAGGGCCCGCCTCATCCGGTCGAGGGAGTCCTCCTCCATCCCCAGGTCCGACAGCTTGCGCGGGAGGCGCTCCCGGTCCAGGATCCTCAACACCAGCTTTTCTCCGAATATGGTGGGGAGCGAGGAGACGCGGAGATCGATCTCCTGGTCCTCTCCGGCCTGCGGCGCCTTCATCCGGATTCGGCCGTCCTGGGGAAGCCGCCGTTCGCCGATGTCGAGGTCGCCCAGAATCTTGACTCGGGAGATCAGGGCATCTCGAAGGGCCAGCGGAGGGGAGGCGACCGGATAGAGGACCCCGTCGATCCGGTAGCGGATGCGGAACTCCCCGTCGTAGGTCTCCAGATGGATGTCGCTGGCTCTCTTGCCGATGGCGTCGAAGACGATGAGGTCCACCATGCGGACCACAGGCTCCCGCCCGTCCGGCGGGAGAGAAGTTTCTCCCGGCCGGTTCCGAGTGGAGAGGTCCAGCGACAGGGTCGGAGATTCGCCTACCGGAACAGCCATAGATCCAGACCTACGAACAGAAGCAGCCCTAGACTGATAACGCCGTTGACCGTGAAAAACGCGGCGTTGATCCGGCTCAGGTCGGATGGACTGACGATTCGATGTTCGTAGATCAGGGCGGCCGTCACCAGTACGAGGCCGGCCCAGCTCAACAGGCCCAGATCGGAGGCGTAAAACGCGTAGCCCAGGACGGCCACCATCGCGGCGTGCAGCAGCGCCGAGACCTTCAGGGCCGCGGCCACACCCAGGCGGCCCGGGATCGAGTAAAGGCCCATTCGGCGGTCGAATTCCTCGTCCTGGCAGGAATAGATGATGTCGAAACCGGCCACCCAGAGCAGAACGCCCGCCGCCAGGTAGAACGGGTCCAAGGAGAGCTCTCCCCGCACGGCCACCCAGCCTCCGACCGGCGCGATGGCCAGGGAAAGGCCCAGGAACAGGTGGGACAGCGAGGTGAACCTCTTCGTATAGCTGTAGAGCAGGACGATGGCCAGGGCCGCCGGCGAAAGCAGCAGGGCCAGCGGATTCAAGCTCCAGGCCGAGAAGAAGAAGAGCCCCGCGGACGCCAGAATGAAGCCGATGACGAAACCGGGATTCAGCAGTCCCCGCGGAAGCTCGCGTCCCGCGGTCCGGGGATTGAGCCGGTCCTGGCGCCGGTCCACCAGTCGATTGAAGGCCATGGCCGCGCTTCTCGCGCCCACCATCGCTCCCACGATCCAGATGCAGGTTTCTCCGGCGGGGAGGCCCCGCCGGGCCAGAAGAGCTCCCAGAAAGGCGAAGGGCAGGGCGAAGACGGTGTGCTCGAACTTGATCATCCGCAATGTGAGCACGAGTCGCCGCATGGGAGTCGGGGATTATAACAGGCAGTCTTTCGCTCCTCACGGAGGGGGGATTTCGGATTGCTTTTTGGGAGGGGGAAGTGTGGAGGGGGATGTGTAAAGGGGGGACTGCGTCCCCCTACACGAAGGTGCTCTCGTAAGTATCTGATAATAATATGGTTATGGTCTACTCTCCCGATGTGATTCCCTCATTGCATCCCACGTTGTAAACGGGATTCCATTCGACCCTATTGGAGGTCCGTGGACTCCATGGGCGAGTTTCTCGCCTCGACTCCCAGGTTTCAAGAGCTTGCGCGCTCCGGGAATTGGGGGCGCACATTCGCAGCCGACCGGGTCCGTTTGGCCAGGACTTCCGGAAACGGGCCAACGTCTCACTCCCGGCGGGAAGCCCGGGGACACCGCGCGAGGGTCCCATTCTCATGGGACGCGCGACGAACAGGAGCGCCAGGTTCGCTGGCGGCAAGGTGAGCCGCCAGGGGTTCTGGCGCCACTGGAGGGTCTGGGGGGGATAGGTCCCCCCGGTCCGTCATCCGTTCCGGCTGGCCGGAGAAACCGCGCCCTGTGCGTAGTCCCCCGCCGGCTCCGGCGCCGCCACGGCGTCGAGGAGGCTCTCGACGGCCGGTCCACCACCACCCGGACCTGCCGCCTCGCCGGCGTTCCCTCCGGTGCTTGAGCGCGCCGCCCGTGTCGCCTGCTTTGCGGCCGACGAGTTCTTCCCGGCCAGGATCTCGAACCCCGAGACCCGTCGGGCCTACGCCTGGGCCGTCGGGATGAGAGTGGATCTTATTGGACCCTGGCCATGAGCTGGACGTCAGCCTATTAATCTCTCCACAACCGACTTGAGTTCCGTACAGGGAAAGTCGTGAAGATGGGGTTGTCGGCGTCCATCTCCAGGGCCAATCCGCTGAACCTTTGGGGGTTAAATGTTGAGGCTTCAACGCCCGACTGTATTCCGGGAGCGTCCTGACTCATTTGGGACTGAGCCGGTCAGGAAGTATCGGGAAATCCAGCCCCATCCTGCCATACAATGCGGGATTGGATATTGTGATCGATTCTATGCTGTAGCGTCGGGTATTGGTGGAGGCGTTGCAGGATGTTGTCGACTGTGGCCGGAATTTGGAGGTGAAGGGTGAAGGCTTTGCTCGTCTCGTCGTTTGTTGGGCTCACGTTTGCCGTAGCGCCTCTCGGGGCGCTGCAACTACAGTCCGTCACGATGCATGCTGGTTGGGTGAACCTCGACTCCATCGTAAGTGGGGAAAAGAGCCTTCCCCTAACCGAACCCACCGTCGAGTTCGAACCGGCGTTTGACAGAAAGACCCAGTCCTATACGGTTCGCATGCCATACGGGGTGGACGGTGTGACGCTGATAATCGGCGTGCCGCACATGGGGGAGTTCGGCGTCGTAGATTTCAACGGGACCGCCGGTCAGTTCAAGACATTGACATTCCAGCGGGGCCGATTCGATTTGTCCCGGAACAACATGGTGACGTTCCGCCTGCAACCGGGTGAGAACAAGCTCCGTCTGGGTTACCGCAAGTTCGCCGGCACGCCTGCCCACGTCTATGAGTTCCTGATAACGCGCCCGGAGTCACCCTCAGACGACACCACCCTTGCTGCTCTGGCAATTGGTTCCGGCGCGTTGAGCCCGGCTTTCGACCCCGATACGAGGAGGTATCGTACGAAGATCGTCGGCAATGCCCTGGCGGTGACGCCCACCCCGGGACCCAACACCGGGTCCGTCACGGTAAGCGGTACCGCCGCAGACAGCACGGCGTTGCAGGTGGATGGGAATGTGGTGTCCGGCCTCACGGCGGGGGAGAACACGATTGCCGTTGCCGTGCAGGCGGAAGATGGGACCAGCGAGAACTACACCTTGGTGGTGGAAGCCACGCTCTCAAACGACACGACTCTTGCCGCTCTGGAAATTGGTTCCGGCGAGCTGAGCCCGGCCTTCGACGCCGATACGAGGAGATATCGTACGAGGATCGTCGGCAATGTCTTGACGGTGACGCCCACCCCGAGACCCAACACCGGGTCCGTCACGGTAAACGGTACCGCCGCAGCCGGCACGGCGTTGCAGGTAGATGGCAATTCGGTGTCGAGACTCACGGCGGGGGAGAACACCATTGCGATCGCGGTGCGAGCACAAGACGGCACAAGTGAGAGATACATCTTGATTGTCGAAGTCAGCGGCGACATTCGAGCGGTCGCCAAAGGGGACAAAATACGTCGGCAAGGCAAATGCGATTCAGACATCGGATGTGACGGGACTTTGAACGGAATTGAGGGTCGATTCGCCTGCGGCGGCGTCGACTGGCGTTCGGAGTCTTCCAATATGCGGATCAACGTCAGCGGATTGTGCCTCCTTAGCACG
Encoded proteins:
- the ubiA gene encoding putative 4-hydroxybenzoate polyprenyltransferase: MRRLVLTLRMIKFEHTVFALPFAFLGALLARRGLPAGETCIWIVGAMVGARSAAMAFNRLVDRRQDRLNPRTAGRELPRGLLNPGFVIGFILASAGLFFFSAWSLNPLALLLSPAALAIVLLYSYTKRFTSLSHLFLGLSLAIAPVGGWVAVRGELSLDPFYLAAGVLLWVAGFDIIYSCQDEEFDRRMGLYSIPGRLGVAAALKVSALLHAAMVAVLGYAFYASDLGLLSWAGLVLVTAALIYEHRIVSPSDLSRINAAFFTVNGVISLGLLLFVGLDLWLFR
- a CDS encoding GspE/PulE family protein; this encodes MAVPVGESPTLSLDLSTRNRPGETSLPPDGREPVVRMVDLIVFDAIGKRASDIHLETYDGEFRIRYRIDGVLYPVASPPLALRDALISRVKILGDLDIGERRLPQDGRIRMKAPQAGEDQEIDLRVSSLPTIFGEKLVLRILDRERLPRKLSDLGMEEDSLDRMRRALRRSHGIVLATGPTGSGKTSTLYTCLSRLNEPGLNINTVEDPVEFNLSGINQVQTKDSVGLGFATALRALLRQDPDILMVGEIRDRETAAIAIRAAITGHLVLSTLHTNDAASTPGRLLDMGIPPFLIANSVNLVCAQRLVRKLCGECKEPDRSPAPVPEPAATGPEPILEISRFDARGCPACHGTGYRGRIGLFETMEVTETIQQLILRRADATRIRKQAVSEGMITLRDSGLEKVRAGVSTLEEVLKATHLA
- a CDS encoding ATP-binding protein, producing the protein MRLSTGRWVSGDDFFDRESELRVLKARVRDGNHVLLTGQRRMGKTSIARELGRRLEAEGWIFLFTDVEGATCPEDAIADIARAVHPVRAISSRFATTMKRWLTERLEEISALDFGLKIRAGLNVGSWRRHGGELLQACASHDKPVLLVIDELPIFLKRMLRHEDGPRQVDEFLSWLRAELQRVEAGSLVVIVSGSIGLGPLVTRLGIPDRINHLDPIRLGPWDRETSAACFRRLAESSGLRFDEGVPGAVYEALGIGIPHHVQSFFARLRDFATIRGREFLTGEDVSEVYRADLLGPSGQNDLVHYETRLKDGLDDPSYSIAMEILAEASTQRRFSQAARRQLTHIYSVVVADARGRIADVLEVLTHDGYLETGEDGFRFPSHLLRDWWAARFRDHHSPLASRRRKDRSSGEAR
- a CDS encoding cadherin-like beta sandwich domain-containing protein, translating into MKALLVSSFVGLTFAVAPLGALQLQSVTMHAGWVNLDSIVSGEKSLPLTEPTVEFEPAFDRKTQSYTVRMPYGVDGVTLIIGVPHMGEFGVVDFNGTAGQFKTLTFQRGRFDLSRNNMVTFRLQPGENKLRLGYRKFAGTPAHVYEFLITRPESPSDDTTLAALAIGSGALSPAFDPDTRRYRTKIVGNALAVTPTPGPNTGSVTVSGTAADSTALQVDGNVVSGLTAGENTIAVAVQAEDGTSENYTLVVEATLSNDTTLAALEIGSGELSPAFDADTRRYRTRIVGNVLTVTPTPRPNTGSVTVNGTAAAGTALQVDGNSVSRLTAGENTIAIAVRAQDGTSERYILIVEVSGDIRAVAKGDKIRRQGKCDSDIGCDGTLNGIEGRFACGGVDWRSESSNMRINVSGLCLLSTSGGVVTNVAGWHFAAFPPDRR
- a CDS encoding type IV pilus twitching motility protein PilT; the protein is MRIDRTRPTGQILNLLRLAHDSGASDLHLIPDSVPCLRVHGRLVAANHLQPNLEETRNLAYGIMSDRQKSRFERLREIDFSFEVEGLSRFRANVFTRRGKTAAVVRLIPLQVIPLEELGLPAVVERLAGRPHGLILVAGSSGSGKSTTLAALIDRINRTRAKHIITIEDPIEFVHHNQMSVVSQREVPGDSPSFASALRMALRQDPDVVLVGEMRDTETIETTLRLAETGHLTLSTLHTRTAPDTIGRILDMFPADQQGRIQSLLSSVLEGIVCQTLIRSRDGQGRVAAAEVLIPNPAIRNLIREHKLHQIRSAMQTGQSGSGMRTLNQSLAELARAGRISYEACLEVSPDTADLTRCLGRRFPNRRTPG